GCCCGATCCGCGCGGCTTCCACCAGGGCGACAAGGTGAACTTCTTCCAGTACGGGATCCAGGGCAGCCGGCGCCTGAACGCCCTGAAGCTGTGGCTGGCCATTAAGTGCGCCGGGCGCCGTCAGTACGCCGCCTGGGTCGAGAAGGACATCGAGCTGGCGCGGATCCTCGCCGCGCGCATCCGGCGCCTGCCGGACTTCCGCATCATGGGCCCTAACACCCTCGGCATCTGCAACTTCCGCTGGGAACCGGTCACGGACGACGGACGTTTGCGGTATTCCGAGCAGAGGATCAACGAACTGAACCAGGCGCTGCAGGAGCGCGTCGAGCGCGAAGGCGATGCCTGGTTCAGCTTCACGCGTCTGCACGGCCTCGTGGCCCTGCGGGTGAACGTGGAGAACCGCAACATGGAACAGGCCGATGTGGAGCGGCTGGTCCGGGTGATCCGCCTGGCCGCCGACCGCATCCTGGCCGAACAGGACCAGTAGATTCCGGAGGAAAGACGACATGAAGCGCATTCTGGCGATGGCGACGATGCTGACGGTGATCGGGGCGGCGGGGGTCGGCCTGGCGGCCTTCAAGGGCTCGGCCGACGTGGTGAAGGCCGCGCCGGCGGCCACGGCGGTCAAGGCCAAGGCGGGCGAGCGGGTGACGTTCGCCATCGAGGTCGCCATCGAGGACAAGTGGCACATCTATGCCCACGGCGACTCGAACTTCATCGGCGTCGATCTCAAGCCCGCCGACACCTTTCCCCTGGAAGACCTGCAGGCCACCTACCCCAAGGGACACGAAGGCGAGTTCTTCGGCGAGCCGGTGTGGATGATCGCCGGCACCGAGCACATCGAAGCCTCGGCCCTGGTGCCCGCCGGCATGGCCGCCGGCGAGCATCCGCTCGAGTTCGGGGTGACGGTGCAGGCCTGCGACGACAAGACCTGCCTGGCGCCGGTCGACCTGCCGGTGACGATCAAGCTGGTGGTCGAGTAGCGCCGCCGACGAGGGACGCGCCATGAAGACGATCTATCTGGGCAATCTGCCCTTCGACGCCACCGAGGAAGCGGTGAAGGACCTCTTCGCCGCCCACGGCCGCGTCGTGAAGGTGACGCTGATCACCGACCGCGAGACCGACCAGCCGCGGGGCTTCGGCTTCGTGGAGATGCCGGCCGAGGACGCCGACCGGGCCATCGCCGCCCTGGACGGCCACGAGATGGACGGGCGCACTCTGCGGGTGAACGAGGCCCGCGACCGCGGCGCCCGTCCGCCGCGGCGCAGCTGGTGAGTCGGCGGCGGGGACACCGCCGGGGCCTGGCCCTCGCCGGCGCCGTCGCGGTCCTGCTGGCGGCCATGGCGGCGACCGCCGGCCCGCTGCACGACGCCCGGCGCGGGTTCACCACCCGGCTCGTCGCCGAATGGCGCGAGGACACCCCCCTGGAGGCGCCGCCCCCCGACCTGTTCACCCTCGTGAGCTACCCGGCCCCGCTGGGCGAGAACACCGCCTACCTGAGCGCGAACCATGCCGCGACCGACTCGGCCGTGGGCGGTCGCCCGGCCATCGTCTGGCTCACCGGCGGCATGCCGACCTCGCGCGGCGGACCCTACGTGTGGCGCCAGGGACCGGACGAGAACGACCAGTCGGCGGCGCCGTTCCGGCAGGCGGGCCTCGTCATGCTCTTCCCGACGGTGCGCGGCACCGCCGCCAATCCGGGCCGGCAGGAGGCGATGCTCGGCGAGGTGGACGACGTGATCGCGGCGGCCACCTTCCTGCGGGGGGTGCCGGGCGTCGATCCCGACCGCATCTACCTGGGCGGCCACAGCACCGGCGGCACCCTCGCCCTGCTGGTGGCCGAGGCGACCGACATGTTCCGGGCGGTCTTCGCCTTCGGGCCGGTGCCGGACATCGCCGACTACGGGGGCATCGACTGGCCCTTCGACACGGACGACCCGAACGAATTCCGCGTGCGCTCCCCCCTGCACTTCCTCGACGCGATCACGACGCCGACCCTGGTCTGCGAGGGGGAGGGGGGCAACGTCGAGGACATGGAACTGCTGGCGTCGGTGAACCGGAATCCGCTGGTGTCCCTGCTGACGCTGCCCGACGCCGACCACTTCACGCCGCTCGTGCCGGTCAATCGCCTGCTGGCGGCGCGGATCGTGGCGGGCCATGACGATCCGTTCCCCTTCGACACCACGGCCATCGCGCAGGAGTACGCCCGCTTCCGCGCCGCACGGAGCGAGCCTTGAGCCTGTGGCACCGGCTCTTCGGCGGGGCGGCGACGCCGCCCGACGCGGCCCGCGACCTGAGCCGCAACGCCCCGTGCTGGTGCGGGTCCGGCCGCAAGTACAAGCAGTGCCACTTCGAGCGCGACCGCGAGCACTTCACCGCGAAGCAGAACGAGGCCTGCAAGGGCCCCACCTGAGCCCGCTGAGCCGGGGCCGCGTCGCGGCCCCTCCCCTCGGAAAAATTCCTCTCCAGTGTGACTAGGTCACGGAACGACGGGGTCCGGACGTCTACATTGACGTCAGGACATCCCCCTCGTTCACCCGGAGGTTCGACATATGAAGAAGAACGTTGGCAGCATCGACCGGATGGTCCGCGGCACCCTCGGCGTGGTGGCCTGCGGGGCCGCGGGTCTGGACCTGGTGAGCGGTGGCCTGGCGATCGCGGCGCTGGTCGTGGGGCTGGTCCTGGTGGCCACGGCGGCCCTCGGCTGGTGCCCGCCCTACACGCTGCT
The bacterium DNA segment above includes these coding regions:
- a CDS encoding RNA-binding protein, coding for MKTIYLGNLPFDATEEAVKDLFAAHGRVVKVTLITDRETDQPRGFGFVEMPAEDADRAIAALDGHEMDGRTLRVNEARDRGARPPRRSW
- a CDS encoding prolyl oligopeptidase family serine peptidase produces the protein MSRRRGHRRGLALAGAVAVLLAAMAATAGPLHDARRGFTTRLVAEWREDTPLEAPPPDLFTLVSYPAPLGENTAYLSANHAATDSAVGGRPAIVWLTGGMPTSRGGPYVWRQGPDENDQSAAPFRQAGLVMLFPTVRGTAANPGRQEAMLGEVDDVIAAATFLRGVPGVDPDRIYLGGHSTGGTLALLVAEATDMFRAVFAFGPVPDIADYGGIDWPFDTDDPNEFRVRSPLHFLDAITTPTLVCEGEGGNVEDMELLASVNRNPLVSLLTLPDADHFTPLVPVNRLLAARIVAGHDDPFPFDTTAIAQEYARFRAARSEP
- a CDS encoding SEC-C domain-containing protein; its protein translation is MSLWHRLFGGAATPPDAARDLSRNAPCWCGSGRKYKQCHFERDREHFTAKQNEACKGPT
- a CDS encoding DUF2892 domain-containing protein; translated protein: MKKNVGSIDRMVRGTLGVVACGAAGLDLVSGGLAIAALVVGLVLVATAALGWCPPYTLLGINTCRVRNRS